TTGGGAAGGGAATCGCATCTCTACTTTTATGATTATCGTGCAAGGGAATTCATTAGGTGTCTCAAGATCCCCTCTAACACTGAGATCCTTGCATATAATAGAACCTTCATTTCACCTTAATTAGATGTTTTTTCTTTCCTCTCTTGTTTGCAGTTTAGTTGCATTTCTTCATATTATGGATTTTGCTGTCTTTTTCTTGTTTGCAGTTTAGTTGCATTCGTTCATGTTAAGGATTTTGTTGTCAAGTTTAGTTGCATTTGTGCAAGGCCTTTTTTAATTAGTGTCGTATTTTTGCAAACCTGAAAATTTCGTTTTCAcgtgtattatttatttattaattacatatTTACGTTTCGTTTTGATAATCTAAAACGTGTAAATCGAGGTATAAGCACAAAAAcatagtaaataaaaaaaatctatactGAAGAGCCTAAAGCACAACTTGCGGATTGccttacatattttattttaagattattttatatattatatatttataataatatattaattcattagatattacacttaatctatgtgatatatatatatatatatatagggtagggttaatataaaaacccctcttaagatgaaaactaggaaccaatttaaaaccattgatttaaattaaataaagggctgagattaaactacagatgcacaatttcgattgcatagatgcacagtttcaattgcatagatgcacaatttcgatttgcttgagtattttgcattgttggtttcaattgcataaattgcatattttttaattgcacagtaaaatataatagatgcacagtttcttttgttgactaaatcctaaccattagatctaatatttaaaaggtcaagattaggttcctagttctcattttaacagaggtttttattagaacctcttcctatatatatatatatatatatatatatatatatatatatatatatatatatatagggttgggttccggtggattcctatgcttataatagatccgtagatccaaatctagaccacacatttatgacatgtggcgcatcaagatggtgacacgtggcaaggcatttcaaggcaaaatctggagaggggtaaaattggaatgtaattttcgaaaaaaaaaaaaaatagattttctcaaaataggtatattttagatgcataaagtttcatacgagaatgcatgaactttcatataaaaatgtataaagtttcatataaaaatgcataagatttcaccccaccccaaccccaccccccacacccctgaaccccaccccaccccagaaccccaccccacccaccccctacccccccaccccccacccctcccaaaaaaaatttattttttttatttttttaaaaactgattttctgaccactgacccacccctacccccacccacccacccacccccccacaaatatattttttttctctcaaaaactgattttctgaccactgaccccccacctccccaccccaccccccaaaaaattttttttttttttgaaaatcagttttgaaaaaaataaaaaaataaaaaaaaatttggggggtgggggtggggggtaggtgggtgggtgggggtgggggtgggccagcaatcagaaaatcagtttttgaaagaaaaaaaaattggggggtgggggtgggggtggggggtgggtgggggtgggggggcaggggcaggggtggggtggcgaaactaccagatttattaaaatgaaatgcattttttgtataatttaatgcatttttatgtgaaaactttatgcatttttgtttgattttatatgcatgtgaaacatgcctatttttggggggtggtaatggggagggttgggggtggtgtgggctggattggggggtggtatggggtggggtggtgaaaataccaaaattggaaaaattaaatgcatttttctgttcaaagttatgcatttcatgtgaaaactttatgcatctttgtgtgaaactatatgcatctaaaatatatctattttgagaaaatctaaaaaaaatatatatttttttaattattaaattcgaaaattacattccaattttacccctccagattttgccttggaatccttgccacgtgtcatcatcttgatgcgccacatgtcataaatgtgtggtcaagatttggatctagggatctattataagcattgagatctatatgatcccattcctatatatatatatatatatatatatatatatatatatatatatatatatatatagctattgataaggcttatatttaataaggcttatagataaatatattcattcaataaataatctaataaaagtaatgaattaatagattttctcaaatcTTCATTGCatagattttctaaaataatagattatcaaataaaataacattaattacacgtacaacgtacgttATTTCTGCTAGTTAAAGTATAAAAGCAAGCATGCAACCCAAATTATAAGGACTGCTATAAAGTAAGAAACAAAGTAATTAAATGGGTTGTGTCGTAAAGTGGTTAATGCCTAAGTCTAAATGTCTTGGGTTTGAGAATCCATCGATCGCGGCGCgacctttaatttttttttatttaatatctaTCAAAAAAggtaattaatttgatttgattccaccttaaaattttcttttatttaatactctgttaatctataaaaaaaagtaattaattgGATTTCATTCTATCGTGACAcggtctttaatttttttatttaactattaatttataaaaaaatactaataattttattagCTCCGAATAAAAAAAGGCTTGAGATTTTCATTGTCATAGCACATGAAATAACCAGGAAATTATATCTTGAAACTTGAATGGGAAGTGCAAATATAATGGAATTACTTCTCCTTGAAACAATGGATATGGTAGACATCAAGAGACGCAATGGATAATGATATACTAAGTTTTTTCAAAGTTttgaatatataattataatttgttcATTTGAAATCcatattttatgtttatatatcaaattaaactcTCGATGTGTTCTTTAATTCAAATTGCATGTTACATATACTATTTTTCATGAACATATTCGCACGAAAAAGAATGATGAAATAAGAGGAAAAAGCGAAAAAATATGGAGAAATAAATGCAATTAGAAgtaatatacatacatataataTCTTGTAATTAACTTCTTCTCCTCGCTTTATGTCTTGTAAATTATTTACCGTAAACGTTTCATCTATTAATTTATCAACATAActtttgataaataaatattactgcACTTTAATAAAGAAAGTTTTGACGGCCAAAAAAATGGTTCTATTAATTACACAATTTCTGGCTACATTAATTatctaagagagagagagagatgccaACAAAACAAGAATGGAACTGCAGTTACAAATCAAAATAGCCTACTTTCCTCCTTTTCTGTTTCTTGAAAAATATGGATTTTTGcacaaaatagaaaaatgatGAGATCTCAAGCAGTTTCATCACCTTTTTGCAGAACAAACTAAACAAACACATCATGATTATCATGTTAAGCAGCCATATCATCTCATCAAAGCTAACTCCCCTCCAAAAATAGCCACCTTTTCCCCTTAACTttatccacaaaaaaaaaaaaaggcatgCAGGTATGAAATCAAATCCTAGCTCCATATATACATGCCATTTCCCATCAACAAATTCTCAAACTCCATTTCTTgatttcaaaaaaaagaaaaaaaaatatcatggtGATACCAAGGTTTCTCTTGCTCTCAATTCTCATTATTGCCTCTGTTTCCACCTTTGCAAACTGCATAGACTTCACTGAAAAAGACCTAAGCTCCGATGAGAGCTTGTGGGACTTGTACCAAAGGTGGCGGAGCCACCACGCCGTCTCCCCCCGCAATCTGGAGGAGACACGGAGGCGTTTCAACGTGTTCAAGGCCAACGCGCAACACATCCACGCCGTGAACGAGATGGGCAAGCCTTACAAGCTGAGGCTCAACAGGTATGCTGACATGACCAACCACGAGTTCAGAGCCTCGTACGCCTCGAAGATCAAGCACCACCGGATGCTGCGTGGCAGCCGGGCGAGCACAGGGTTCATGCACGAGGCGGCCGGGGATTTGCCGGCGTCGGTTGATTGGAGGGCTCGAGGTGCAGTCACTGGAGTCAAGAATCAAGGGGACTGTGGTAGGAgcccctttttttttgtttatgcTTTGGGTTATTTGCGTGCAAATACATAAATTAACTTTCAACGTATTCTGATTTTtctagtgatttttttttttattttaaattcatttacaCGAACCTAGTGCTCGCCTAATTTCTCCCACAAAATTCATTTCCCCAAATTTACGTGGATGGTCTAAACGACATGACTCTTACTTCTTCTAAACGTCATCGTTTTAAATGAAAATTGTAAGTGCAGTTATTTCAATAATATGCCACATAGAAGCTAGGTCCGTTTCAATTTCTTTGGAAGTGCTCGTTGTGGGAAAAATAAAACTAGCAcactaagttcgtgtatttagattCAAATAACCCTTATACTCCATTTGTCCATTAAAATTAGggacatttgcaaaaatgcccacatccttataaaaacttgtaaaattgcccactttcataaacaaaagtgggcaattttacaagtttttataagaagGGGGCATTTTTCCCTATTAACACTTAAAATTATACCTTATTTCCTTTTAGGTACGTCCCGAAATATATGccctttctatttttaaaaactaCCCGcacatatataatttaatattttgtccCTTAATGTGGGAACCCTTTTTCCAATATCAATACTCTCAACGTAATGACCATTTTTTCACTATCAATAACTTTTATTCATTATCAATACATTCAAAAacttttcaactttttttctattaaaacgCGTACCGAAAGATTTCAGACATAAATAGGACAGAGGAAGTATATGTTTTTGTTGTGGttgtttgaaatttgaataatCTTGTTTTTGTAGGTAGTTGTTGGGCTTTCTCAACTGTGGTGGGAGTTGAGGGCATCAACAAGATCAGAACTGGGCAATTGGTGTCTTTGTCTGAGCAAGAATTGGTTGATTGTGAGCAAGATAATAAAGGGTGCGATGGGGGATTGATGCAACATGCATTTGAGTTCATCAAGAAACAGGGTGGCCTAGCAACCGAGACCTTCTATCCCTATCGAGCCACCGATGGTATATGTGATGCAACCAAGGTGAGCATAATCGATTCGGATTCGAAACATCGTACCAAACCGATAGGTTTGGGTCGGTTAGATTGGTAAATCCGAACCTAAACTAGTTTCGGGCAGTTAGGTTTTTTACCAGACCGACCGAAACTCCATATAcatattttgttttctttatttttcatgtTATTGTTTGTATATGATACTATTGGTGATGattgtatttttattactagttaaaattttcattttttttattaatttatcatagtttatattttaaaatgatttgTAATTTAACCCTACTCTATATTGTGTTGCAGATGAATGTACCGGCGGTTACGATCGACGGCTATGAAAACGTGCCTGCAAATGACGAGGATGCGTTGATGAAAGCCGTCGCAAATCAACCTGTATCCGTCGCTATGGATGCCGGCGGTTCTAATTTGCAATTTTACTCCGAGGTGCGTGTACTTAATAGTTGAAAATTTTCTTGAAGATATTTATAAAGTCGCATTTTAAGATTTATAAAAGCGTGTTTTTCTGTATTATAGGGAGTATTCACGGGCGAATGTGGCACGGAGCTAGACCACGGGGTAGCGGTTGTGGGTTACGGGTCCACACTCGACGGGACCAAATATTGGATCGTGAAGAACTCGTGGGGGCCCGAGTGGGGCGAGCAAGGCTATATTAGGATGCAACGTGGTGTCGATGCACGAGAAGGATTGTGTGGTATCGCGATGGATGCCTCGTATCCTATCAAGTTATCGTCGGATAATCcgcaaccaccaccaccaacagCTAAGGATGAGCTCTGAGTCGATCGAGGAAGATGTTTAGGGCAAGTTACATGGATGCATAGAGTGTAGTTTGAATGCGTGTTATATGTTGTATCTTTGTTTCTTAGTTTGAGGAATAATATGTCCATGTaaggattaatttttattaactGTTTTGTAGTATAAGATGTCATGATGCACGTTATATTAGATCATGTCATCATAATATATACACAACAATATAAttgtcttcttcttttcttatcAATATTGAAATAGGTAGGAGTagttaagagcatccgcaatgggggttccttgatagcctacttgatagtctacttgatagtgtttgtgttattgagtaggtagtgctgcattggggttccttgatagcctacttgataatattagttttgattttatgtttttcatttaaattttattgcataatttaaatagcatatttttgtaatagttaaatattggattaaacataaaatttaaaattacttaaaacataaaaatttaaaaacacctataaaaaaaatatataaaaatttaaaaaacctaaaacatcattaaaatcacataattaaaagcctaggatataccacgacgcctgagcacgtcggcgaccatggacgcgtgcaatgcacgttgtgcgtccgtcatgtgcgtcgtatccgtgttcaggagctgcatatcgagctccctctcccggatatcgttcatccgctggtactgggcagtgaatgccctcatctgctcgTCGGTCCtctccaacctctccactatttctggtggaggatccgagctcgtatgcgacgttgctgccttccctttccctttcgccgccgccttcgccgccttgttgccaatgggccgggcagaagagatacctcgcccgacgccgaggtgctgaagccgccctcttctgtagtctttgtcctcttggaggcatgcacgtctccaaggaggtacatcgacttgaacttgggattgttccggagaactctccacgcgttccagaaattgaaggaggccctgcgtgggcttcgagccttgaagaGGGTTTGAGACTTTTCACgaatcatatcatccgaatgaccggacggccaattgttgcgcgtctccacccaaacagcttcccagagacacacatccgcgctcacccgggaccagtggccttgaagttgcttgatcttaaggtcgacgccgaggatggggttcacacgttCGCGGATCCGGCTCCAATATGCctctcccttctgatccgtcccacggatcgagtcgttggtctcctccgcccaaatttggacgatgagatccgtatgctcgggagCATACGTATGACGGTACCTAGTGaccttgtcgtgcttgattttggtggccatttccttcctccagccgcctttctttggtggggagacactctgttgtgcactgaccggttcctcctcgggcgggctctcctccaagttgattcctcctatatcgggatgataatcggaggagagatcggggcaccaatttggatcgtagaaagggttgcgtggatccatgacggagaaaaGTGTATTGTTGATAAATGGAtgagaagaaaattggagaagaagaggtgtgaagatgGTGGGGAGAAGGtggggttttttaaagaggagaagaaggaaaaaaaaaattgaaaacggtCAGTCAAAGGTGCGCAAATCGAGGAGgtgcagtcaaaattcgaataaaattcgaattttccaatttttccttttttttttaattgggcgcgtgcattgtACGCGCCATCCATTCCCCCCTTCGAGCATACCCGATAACTCGAGAACTCCTCGAGGAGCTCCCCCCCGCATCGCGCTCCTCGACCGGCTCCCTCTCCTCGAGTACCCACTCGAGTACCCgcgttgcgggtgctctaaTTTTCACCAAGATTGGAAGTTAGAACATTTTTTGTGGGAACTGAAACTTATTACGCTTATATATCATGCCACAGAAACTTATTAGATGACAAATTTAGATGAAATGAAAGATTTCAAGGAGAAGTAATtccattatatatatttgtactTCCCATTCAAAAAGTTTCAATGAAGATATAATTTCCTCGTTATTTCATATGCTATGACAATGAAAATCTCAATCACACGTCAAGCCCTTTGTAATTCGGagctaataaattaataattaaataaaaaaattaaagatcgtgATTGTGGAATCAAATCCAATTAATTACATTTTTTATagattaacaatattaaataaaagaaaccTCCAATTAATTACTACTTTTTTTTGATagattaacagtattaaataaaataaaaaaattaaagaccaGCCGTGTCACGATAGACTCAATCCCAAGACAATTTGGACTTAAGCATTAACCACTCTACCACACAACCCAATTAATTActtcctcatatatatatatatatatatatatatatatatatatatatatatatatatatatagggtgtgcttctagagagaactacattatttgtgagaatgagagaaccatcaaatctaatgcattcactgtaaaaattaatgcattcgctgttaaaattagtgcactaaaaaaatttaaaaaaatgctcccttcaggattcgaacctaggtTCTATAtgcatccaacaagatgatgcatccaccgtagatcttgatgatcgaatggctgaaaatggttctccgttctttttttatttatggttctttcttgaacctctccctatatatatatatatatatatatatatatatatatatatatttacaatattaaataaataaattaaaaggcgGACTCGAACTCAAGGCCTTTGGCCTTAGatattaaccccttaccgcttggccaacacgtCCAAACATTAATTTGATTTGGGTTGCATGCAATGCATGCTTAATTTTATACTTAAATTTTTTTGATTTGCTATTTTTTTGTGCTTATACATTTTAGAATATATATCAAAACAAAACGTCGAATAAATAATGCATCCATTCTTGACTCATTTTAAGAGTTTCTGACTTCAAATTAAAATGGATCGAAAACTAAACTTTCGGCTTTTCAAAAATACgagactaatttttttttttttttgacttgggggagttggggaggggaagCAGTGGGGTTtaaacccgggacctcactgttcacacacaggaggtcgcaccgttTGGTGTCCAATTGGGGACAAAAATACGAGACTAATTAAAATaagcaaacaagaaaagaaaactaaactTTCGGCTTTTCAAAAATATGAGACTAATTAAAATAAGCAAACAAGAAAAAGACAGCAAAATCCTTAACATGAACAAATGCAACTAAACTGCAAATAAATGAGtaagaaaaaaacaaacaaaacaaaaacaaagcaTCTCTTGCATACATTGCCTTGTCTTCTAATTTAAGGTGAAATGAAGGTTCCACGATATGCAAGGATCTCAGAGTTAGAGGGAATCTTTGGAATCTTGTGACACCGAATGAATCTCCTCGCACGATAATCATAAAAGTGGCGACGCAGTTCCCCTCCCCAACTAGGAATCTTCAACACCACATAATCACTCATCAACCTAGCTGCTCCTATTCCTCTACCAACGCCTTCTCTCACATCCACCACATAACTCCACCTCAATCTCTCATTCCCTTCGCACATCGACGACTCAAAAATTCTCACAACACCTCCTTTATCAGCACGAGGCGTAACAACGAGATCAAACGAGTATTCATCCCTTGCAATAATCGTAGCAGCAAACTCTGCACGACTGCAAAACCAAGCAAACTCTTCGCGAATACAAAACAAATCCGGAAGCGCGATGCTCCGAAACACTTCCTTCTTCATGTCGAAGGTCAGAATCATAGGCTCCCAATCTCCTCCTGCTTCGCAAGATGCTGCTTTCCAGTGCGCAAAGTAGCCATTGTTGCAGGGCAAGCTTGTGATGGACTTGTCGATTCTAACGTCTCGATCGAGAACAACGTTGTTGCCGTCCAAGTCCCTCCAAGAATCCGTCCTCGTCGAATAGAGCCGGGCGTGGAGGCCGCGGTGCTTACGGCAATACGACATCTGCAGCACTTTGTAATAACCAGAATCGTCGTCGTCGAAACCAATCGCAGCTATGGTGTTGGGATAGGTGAATGAAAGGCATGGGTTGTGGGGGATTGGTAGAGTCCTTATTTGACCTAGAAAAGGGTTGCATATGGATATGGGCTGCTGCTCATATTTCGTGAAGTTGAAGCAGAGTAAACCCTTAACCGCCGTACCGAACCATGCGACGTCGTATTCGAGCTCCCATATTGGATTGCTGACGTGCTTCGATCTCGAGTTAGGCATGGCGTCGTTGAAGTCGTGGCTTAACCTGCGCCTCTTCATGTCTATCACATCCATTGACAGTTTCAGATCATCGTCGTCGCCGTGAAACTCGAGTACTAGATATACGGTGTCGTTTTCGTTGCCGTTGTCGCGAGTAGTGGTGTGCAGTTGTCGGAAAGATGGAGAGTCGATGACGTCGCGCCATAGTTTGCAGACAGCTCTGCATCTCAAGAGGGATTGCACGGGAAGATGCAGCAGTATTTCGGACACCACATCGATGCTAGCAGCAGCCATTAATTAAGACACTTTATTTCTTGtatttgtgtttgtgtttgagTTTGTGTGTGTTTATAAAGGGAGAGTTACCGCGGTGATTAGgagtcttattttatatgatcACGTCTTTGcttttggatatatatatatagacatggGCTACTGTGAGAGCACGTCTTAAAATAAGAAGTAagaacaatttttaatgtatgaattttaggtagaacacatatgaattccaTGTATAAAGGTATgtattgtgaaaaataattttttgctacctttggaattcgaactcatgaccataaatccatccaacaggattacgaatcaaccgtagatcttgatgatctaaaggctgaaataattcttattttatatcttaagaaatgctcttattttagcccttccctatatagatatatatagggaagggctaaaataaaattatgtgttacactaatttaatataaaattaaaattataataaacatTTAGATACAAGTTTCAATCATCATCGTTACATTAGTCATTCTAATCACCAAAGCTATTCTCCCAcgagatgagatccagtgtcccacaatcttatgtgtgccactgtgtcccatgcttatatatattattttaaaaatattttttataaaaataaaatttattatattactatgaattatattgaagttttatttcaaaaaaataaattttttaaaacgtATATaccatgaatttgaatttatcaacctattattagctaataaacgtgaaattaaatgataaaaaataattatataccctagattgatggaataaaccctagttaataatcacaaaattaaactaaagcatataaagttgaaattgaagaaaatatacataagaaattaaacaaaattgaaaatgggacataaagtgagacataaagtgtggtacactgaatctcattccattCTCCCACCTAAATAAATTTtgtaagattttattttttatttttctgaattttctccATCTAATCACTttaacattaattttttattcgattttaatttttctccTACGTGATTCGAACTCATAACCATGGATTCATGGCATCAACGCTACCATTCTTGGACATGCACATAGTATAATGCCCATCTCATTTTATCAAGATGGACCAAAAATACAACAATAATATAATATCATACTTCATTTTATCAAATACGGACCAAAAAtacaacaataatatatattggAGTGTCCACACCTTAGATAATTAATCCCTTGGACCTTTACTATGATACAAACAACAAATCGGAAACTACAAAAATTGTCAGTACCATTTGTTGCTTCTGTAGGAATATTACAACAAAAACACaggaaaaatacaaaaataaaaaatacaaaaaagaatacaaaggTTTTATGAGATATACAAGGATATATATCTACGGTATCCATCTCTCTTGCCAGCATGATGCTGAGGTGAAAGCTTGTGGGAGACGAAAGACATCGTCTCCAACGAGATTTTCCTCTTTAAATTATACAAGAATCTGCATTTGGACTGCTGCAATCACATGAAATGCTGCTGATGATGGCGGCTTTATGATATATTTTCGAATTTGACCTGGAAAATGATTGTCTTCACAACTACAAGAATAATCTGCTAGTTTGAATGATCTTCATGTATATGAATCAATACATTCCCTTGAAAACTGGGTTTGTCCGGCATATGCTCGCTCCACATTCCTCGTACTCTGCCTTCGTGTGGCAAGCCTGTGTGAGGGGGAAGAGATCAATTAACGTCGTAGGTTGCGTTTAAAGAGATGAAAGTCATCAATAGGGAAATAAATGATGAGGTAAGAGTAGTTCAAGCAGAATGGGATATGAAGTCTTCTAGTTTTTCTCATCTGTCCTCTCACGAGAACAGTTTCGTTGCAATAAGTTGAAGCCTTTGTCGAGATACTAATGTTGATGCCACATATGCTAGGTATAGTGATATTAAGCTTCGAGAGGACACGGAGGAAATAAAACTTACTGTGAAAAACTCAGGAGTGGATGCAAGCACCGAGCCTCCAAACCAAACCGCGTATCTCTGGATTGGGTGGCTAACGACATTTACTTCCACGGGCTGCGACTGTGGAGAAACATTTGTAGCATCCAACTTCCATAAGTGGCGAATCACAAAGCTCCATCAACAATCAAGTGATGAAAAGAACAGAAAAAGTTACCTTCATTTCTCCCACTAGCCTCGCATCAGATGCAATACCTCGGGCATCAACAATCTTCTTTATATCTCTTTGTAGCCTCCGGTTGAAGTCCTTGAACATGGTTGATCCTCCCGATAATACAACGTTCTACAATATTGCAGACGAGCTCTAGTCACCCCCAAAAAAGGCAATCTAAAGTGAAAAGTGGTTTATAGCTATTTAACTAATTTTTGCACCTTATACAATGATCTTCTTGTATCTATTGGTGCGGACTGAATACATTTATCGATGACATCAGGCAGAGGGGTGGTAAAATCACTCGAGTAGATTTCCGGGTTGAAGAAGACCTGAACAACAAAGCACAGAACATCAAGAGTATCTGCGTTATTACCATCGGATATATTCGTATGATTTTCAGATTACAAAGGAGTAGTAAAAACAAacatggaaaaaaaattatattttgacAGAATTTTAAAAACACTGATGCAAAGAGATCAAACAATGCTTATTATAGAATTTTGGGATCACGTGATACGACAGATAAGGCAGCCCTTTACAGGAACACCGAAAAGAATAGTACGAAGAGTGTTGCTCGGGTAAAACACACACATAAACGGAGTAAATGAAGCAAACCTCAGGTCCGAGGAACCTTTCGTAGCCTATATCACAAGAATACGGAGCCCCCGTCTTTGGCTTGGTACCTCGCCACTGCTTGATGTATTTTGCAGGCTCTTTGTCATGCTTATTGAACTCCTGACTTGTCAAAGAACACATACTAGTAAAAACATTTACTATATCTACTTTCTTGAGCTTTTCGAGATGTTGAGATGGAACAGATCCTTAGTTATGAACTCAGGATTCTTTAGGCTATACCTTGACAATGTCCGAACAAGTGTAGCAATACATTTCCTTCACTCTCCGGGCTACGTCAAAGGAGTCCTCGGGTGGAACATGCTCCCCCCTTTCCTGAACAGAACAAACGAGgaaatttaattaagaatacTGCAA
The genomic region above belongs to Salvia miltiorrhiza cultivar Shanhuang (shh) chromosome 5, IMPLAD_Smil_shh, whole genome shotgun sequence and contains:
- the LOC131025364 gene encoding vignain-like, whose protein sequence is MVIPRFLLLSILIIASVSTFANCIDFTEKDLSSDESLWDLYQRWRSHHAVSPRNLEETRRRFNVFKANAQHIHAVNEMGKPYKLRLNRYADMTNHEFRASYASKIKHHRMLRGSRASTGFMHEAAGDLPASVDWRARGAVTGVKNQGDCGSCWAFSTVVGVEGINKIRTGQLVSLSEQELVDCEQDNKGCDGGLMQHAFEFIKKQGGLATETFYPYRATDGICDATKMNVPAVTIDGYENVPANDEDALMKAVANQPVSVAMDAGGSNLQFYSEGVFTGECGTELDHGVAVVGYGSTLDGTKYWIVKNSWGPEWGEQGYIRMQRGVDAREGLCGIAMDASYPIKLSSDNPQPPPPTAKDEL
- the LOC131025365 gene encoding actin-related protein 3-like isoform X1 → MESAASRPAVVIDNGTGYTKMGFAGNVEPCFIVPTVVALNNSFLNQPRPSSSKSNNWLGQHNAGVMADLDFYIGEEALSRSKSSTTYNLSYPIKQGKVDNWDSMERFWQHCIFNYLRCDPEDHYFCLTESALTAPESREYTGEIMFETFNVPGLYIAVQPVLALAAGYTTSKCEMTGVVVDVGDGATHVVPVADGYVIGSSIKSIPISGKDVTRFIQQLMRERGEHVPPEDSFDVARRVKEMYCYTCSDIVKEFNKHDKEPAKYIKQWRGTKPKTGAPYSCDIGYERFLGPEVFFNPEIYSSDFTTPLPDVIDKCIQSAPIDTRRSLYKNVVLSGGSTMFKDFNRRLQRDIKKIVDARGIASDARLVGEMKSQPVEVNVVSHPIQRYAVWFGGSVLASTPEFFTVSFISSVSSRSLISLYLAYVASTLVSRQRLQLIATKLFS